The Fusobacterium necrophorum subsp. necrophorum genome has a window encoding:
- a CDS encoding bifunctional 3,4-dihydroxy-2-butanone-4-phosphate synthase/GTP cyclohydrolase II, translating into MLSKIEDALEDIKNGKPIIVVDDENRENEGDLFVAAERANYDAINLMATEARGLTCVPMSQEWAERLQLIPMTAVNTDAKCTAFTVSVDYKYGTTTGISIGDRLTTILHLADPSSKAEDFTKPGHIFPLTAKDRGVLEREGHTEATVDLCRIAGLKPVAVICEILKPDGTMARMDDLEVFAKEKDLKIISIEDLVKYRKKNDELVKVEVKAQMPTAFGSFSIIGFDNQLDGKEHIALVKGDVRGKENVLVRVHSECFTGDILGSKRCDCGEQLHSAMRKIDREGEGIVLYLRQEGRGIGLINKLKAYKLQEEGLDTLDANLHLGFAGDLRDYGIAAQMLHALGVQSIRLLTNNPAKLEGLEEYGVKITGREEIEIDHNEVNEHYLLTKQLRMRHMLHVKKADK; encoded by the coding sequence ATGTTAAGCAAAATAGAAGATGCATTGGAAGATATTAAAAACGGAAAGCCTATTATTGTCGTAGATGATGAAAATAGAGAAAATGAGGGAGATTTATTTGTTGCTGCAGAGAGAGCAAATTATGATGCCATTAACTTAATGGCAACCGAGGCAAGGGGCTTGACCTGTGTTCCTATGAGTCAAGAATGGGCAGAAAGATTACAGCTGATTCCTATGACGGCAGTCAACACAGATGCAAAATGTACTGCTTTTACAGTTTCTGTAGATTATAAATATGGAACGACGACAGGAATTTCGATTGGAGATCGTTTAACAACTATTTTACATTTAGCGGATCCTAGCTCAAAGGCGGAAGATTTCACAAAACCGGGACATATTTTTCCTTTGACGGCGAAAGATAGAGGAGTTTTAGAAAGAGAGGGACACACCGAGGCGACAGTAGATTTATGTAGAATTGCCGGATTGAAACCGGTAGCCGTGATTTGTGAAATTCTAAAACCGGATGGAACTATGGCAAGAATGGATGATTTGGAAGTCTTTGCAAAAGAAAAAGATTTGAAAATTATTTCAATTGAAGATTTAGTAAAATATCGAAAGAAGAATGATGAATTGGTAAAAGTGGAAGTGAAAGCTCAAATGCCGACCGCTTTTGGTTCTTTTTCCATCATCGGCTTCGACAACCAGTTGGACGGGAAAGAGCATATTGCTCTGGTAAAAGGAGACGTCAGAGGAAAAGAAAATGTTTTGGTGCGAGTGCATTCAGAATGCTTTACCGGAGATATTCTAGGTTCCAAACGATGCGATTGTGGAGAACAGCTTCATAGTGCCATGAGAAAAATTGACAGAGAAGGAGAAGGGATCGTTCTGTATTTACGTCAAGAGGGAAGAGGAATCGGTCTTATCAATAAATTGAAGGCTTATAAATTGCAAGAAGAAGGTTTGGATACTTTAGATGCCAATTTACATTTAGGATTTGCAGGAGACTTGCGTGATTATGGAATTGCAGCACAAATGTTACATGCTTTGGGAGTACAATCCATTCGTCTGTTGACAAATAATCCGGCGAAATTAGAAGGTCTGGAAGAATATGGTGTTAAAATTACAGGACGAGAAGAAATTGAAATAGATCATAATGAGGTGAATGAACACTACTTATTAACCAAGCAATTGCGTATGCGACATATGTTGCATGTCAAAAAAGCAGATAAGTGA
- the glpQ gene encoding glycerophosphodiester phosphodiesterase has translation MNMKKVLVLASVLFSMSAYAETMEANGMHNKLIIAHRGASGYLPEHTLESKALAFAQGADYLEQDLAMSKDGRLIVIHDHFLDGLTDVAKKFPDRKREDGRYYVIDFTWDELQTLEMTENFSTENGVQKQVYPGRFPLWASHFRLHTFEDEIEFIQGLEKSTGKKVGIYPEIKAPWFHHQNGKDIAKATLEVLKKYGYTKKTDLVYLQTFDYNELKRIKTELMPAMNMDVKLVQLIAYTDWHETEEKGKDGKWINYDYDWMFKKGAMKEIAKYADGVGPGWYMLIDEKTSTLGNLKYTDMVEDIQTTKMENHPYTIRKDALPKFVKNIDEMYDALLNKSGATGLFTDFPDLGVKFVEAK, from the coding sequence ATGAACATGAAGAAAGTTTTAGTATTAGCTTCCGTATTATTCAGTATGAGTGCTTATGCGGAAACAATGGAGGCAAACGGGATGCATAACAAATTAATTATTGCTCATAGAGGGGCAAGCGGATATTTACCGGAACATACTCTGGAATCCAAAGCTTTGGCATTTGCACAAGGTGCAGACTACTTAGAACAAGATTTGGCCATGTCAAAAGATGGAAGATTGATTGTGATTCATGACCACTTTTTAGACGGATTGACAGATGTTGCCAAAAAATTTCCGGATAGAAAAAGAGAAGATGGACGATATTATGTGATTGATTTTACTTGGGATGAGCTACAAACTTTAGAAATGACAGAAAATTTCAGTACAGAAAATGGAGTACAAAAACAAGTATATCCAGGAAGATTTCCGCTATGGGCTTCTCATTTCAGACTTCATACCTTTGAAGATGAAATTGAATTTATTCAAGGTTTGGAAAAATCAACAGGGAAAAAGGTTGGAATTTATCCGGAAATTAAAGCACCGTGGTTTCATCATCAAAACGGAAAAGATATTGCCAAGGCAACATTGGAGGTTTTGAAGAAATACGGATATACGAAAAAAACAGATTTGGTATATTTGCAAACCTTCGATTATAATGAATTGAAACGAATTAAAACAGAATTGATGCCGGCAATGAATATGGATGTAAAGTTGGTACAATTGATTGCTTACACAGATTGGCATGAAACAGAAGAAAAAGGAAAAGATGGAAAATGGATCAATTATGACTATGATTGGATGTTTAAAAAAGGAGCCATGAAAGAAATTGCAAAATATGCAGACGGCGTTGGTCCGGGGTGGTACATGTTAATAGATGAAAAGACTTCTACTTTAGGAAATTTAAAATATACAGATATGGTAGAAGACATTCAAACAACAAAGATGGAAAATCATCCATATACTATTCGTAAAGATGCATTACCTAAATTTGTAAAAAATATTGATGAAATGTATGATGCCTTATTAAATAAATCAGGAGCTACCGGATTATTTACTGATTTTCCTGATTTGGGAGTAAAATTTGTAGAAGCAAAATAA
- a CDS encoding ribonucleotide-diphosphate reductase subunit beta gives MDRKRLFNPEGNDSLLERKIIKGNSTNLFNLNNVKFSWATQLYRTMMANFWIPEKVDLTQDKNDYENLTVPEREAYDGILSFLIFLDSIQTNNLPNISDYITAPEVNLLLSIQTFQEAIHSQSYQYIIESILPKESRDLIYDKWRDDKVLFERNRFIAQIYQDFIEEASDQNFAKVLIANYLLESLYFYNGFNFFYLLASRNKMVGTSDVIRLINRDELSHVVLFQKIIREIKAENHNFFEEEKIRAMFRTAVEQEILWTEHIIGNRILGITTETTEAYTKWLANERLRTIGLAPMYEEFTKNPYKHLERFADTEGDGNVKSNFFEGTVTSYNMSSSIDGWDEF, from the coding sequence GTGGATAGGAAACGATTATTCAATCCGGAAGGAAATGATAGTTTATTGGAGAGAAAAATTATCAAAGGAAATTCTACGAATTTATTCAATTTAAACAATGTAAAATTTTCTTGGGCAACACAACTCTACCGAACAATGATGGCAAATTTTTGGATTCCGGAAAAAGTGGATTTGACACAAGATAAAAACGATTATGAAAATTTAACGGTACCGGAGAGAGAAGCCTATGATGGAATTTTATCTTTTTTAATTTTTTTAGATAGTATTCAAACTAATAACTTGCCTAATATTTCGGATTATATCACGGCACCGGAGGTCAATTTATTATTGTCCATTCAAACTTTTCAGGAAGCAATTCATTCCCAGTCGTATCAATATATCATCGAATCTATTTTGCCAAAAGAAAGTAGGGACTTGATTTATGACAAGTGGAGAGATGATAAGGTGCTTTTTGAAAGAAATCGCTTTATTGCACAAATATATCAGGATTTTATTGAAGAGGCAAGTGATCAAAACTTTGCTAAGGTATTGATTGCAAATTATTTGTTGGAATCTTTGTATTTCTACAATGGATTTAATTTCTTTTATCTATTGGCAAGTCGAAACAAAATGGTGGGAACTTCGGATGTGATTCGTCTGATCAATCGAGATGAACTTTCTCATGTGGTTCTATTTCAAAAAATCATTCGAGAAATTAAGGCGGAGAATCATAATTTTTTTGAGGAAGAAAAAATTCGGGCTATGTTTCGGACCGCTGTAGAACAAGAAATTTTATGGACAGAACACATTATTGGAAATCGGATTCTGGGAATTACGACAGAGACAACGGAAGCCTATACCAAATGGTTGGCAAATGAAAGACTGCGAACGATTGGTTTAGCACCAATGTATGAGGAATTTACAAAAAATCCATATAAGCATCTGGAGAGATTTGCGGATACGGAGGGGGACGGAAATGTAAAATCGAACTTTTTTGAAGGAACTGTCACCAGCTATAATATGAGTTCTTCCATTGACGGTTGGGATGAATTTTAA
- the ribD gene encoding bifunctional diaminohydroxyphosphoribosylaminopyrimidine deaminase/5-amino-6-(5-phosphoribosylamino)uracil reductase RibD: MEAQEYMHFALKLAKKGEGKVNPNPLVGAVVVKNGNIIGQGYHHQYGGPHAEVYALQEAGTEAKDATIYVTLEPCSHYGKTPPCAKKIIDSGIKRCIIAMEDPNPLVAGKGIAMMKEAGIQVEVGLCETEARALNRVFLKYISTKTPFLFLKCGITLDGKLATRSFQSKWITNETARERVQYLRNKYMGIMVGIHTVIEDNPSLDARIENGRDPYRIIVDPYLEIPLSSKLLHKKDKKVIIITSLSEKETDKRKELEKLELRFIFLKERIFSFSNMLEEIGKLGVDSVLLEGGGQLISAAFQENVIDGGEIFIAPKILGDEKAVSFISGFCKESMEEAISLPNVKVHQYGNNCSMEFYR, from the coding sequence ATGGAAGCACAAGAATATATGCATTTTGCTTTAAAATTAGCAAAAAAAGGAGAAGGAAAAGTAAATCCGAATCCTCTTGTAGGAGCTGTTGTTGTAAAAAATGGAAATATTATAGGTCAGGGTTATCATCATCAGTATGGAGGTCCCCATGCGGAAGTGTATGCTCTACAAGAAGCTGGAACTGAGGCAAAAGATGCCACCATTTATGTAACATTGGAGCCTTGTTCTCATTATGGAAAAACTCCTCCCTGTGCTAAAAAAATTATTGACTCCGGGATTAAAAGATGTATCATTGCTATGGAGGACCCTAATCCTTTAGTGGCAGGAAAGGGAATTGCTATGATGAAAGAAGCGGGAATTCAAGTGGAAGTTGGGCTTTGTGAGACAGAGGCTAGGGCTTTAAATCGTGTATTCTTAAAATATATTTCTACAAAAACTCCCTTTTTATTTCTGAAATGTGGGATTACTTTAGATGGAAAGTTGGCAACACGAAGCTTTCAATCGAAATGGATCACAAATGAAACGGCAAGAGAAAGAGTACAATACCTAAGAAATAAATATATGGGAATTATGGTAGGAATTCATACTGTGATAGAAGACAATCCGAGTTTAGATGCTAGAATAGAAAATGGAAGAGACCCGTATCGAATTATTGTGGATCCCTACTTAGAGATTCCATTGTCTTCCAAATTGTTACATAAAAAGGATAAAAAAGTTATCATCATTACTTCTTTGTCGGAAAAAGAAACAGATAAGAGAAAAGAATTGGAGAAATTGGAGCTTCGTTTTATTTTTCTGAAAGAGAGAATATTTTCTTTTTCAAATATGTTGGAGGAAATTGGAAAATTGGGAGTGGACTCCGTGTTGTTAGAAGGAGGAGGTCAACTTATTTCAGCTGCTTTCCAGGAAAATGTGATTGATGGAGGAGAAATCTTTATCGCACCTAAGATTTTAGGAGATGAGAAAGCGGTTTCATTTATTTCAGGATTTTGCAAAGAAAGTATGGAGGAAGCTATTAGTTTGCCCAATGTGAAAGTGCATCAATACGGAAATAACTGTTCTATGGAATTTTATCGTTAG
- the ribE gene encoding 6,7-dimethyl-8-ribityllumazine synthase has translation MHRLEGKYSGKGLRVGIVAARFNEFITSKLISGAEDALLRHEVEEKDITLAWVPGAFEIPLAAKRMANSGKYDCVITLGAVIKGSTPHFDYVCAEVSKGVAHVGLESNIPVIFGVLTTNSIEEAIERAGTKAGNKGFDVAMTGIEMANLLKEL, from the coding sequence ATGCATAGATTAGAAGGAAAATACAGTGGAAAAGGATTACGAGTAGGAATTGTAGCGGCAAGATTTAATGAATTTATTACTTCGAAATTGATTTCCGGAGCAGAGGATGCTTTGTTGAGACATGAGGTAGAAGAAAAAGACATTACTCTGGCATGGGTTCCCGGAGCTTTTGAAATTCCATTGGCAGCAAAAAGAATGGCAAATTCAGGAAAATATGATTGTGTGATTACTTTAGGAGCAGTGATTAAAGGTTCTACCCCACATTTTGATTACGTATGTGCAGAAGTTTCTAAGGGAGTAGCTCATGTTGGATTGGAAAGCAATATTCCGGTTATTTTCGGAGTGTTGACAACAAATTCTATTGAGGAGGCAATTGAAAGAGCCGGAACAAAAGCCGGAAATAAAGGGTTTGATGTAGCAATGACCGGAATTGAAATGGCAAATTTATTAAAGGAACTATAA
- a CDS encoding glutathione peroxidase, which produces MKIYEFNAKDITGKVVPLEQYQGNILLIVNTATACGFTPQYNELEALYKKYQGQGFLILDFPCNQFGQQAPGSEHEISNFCSLNFGVSFPQFSKVDVNGETAHPLFQYLQSEKGFAGFDPKHKLTPILENMLRKENPNFEKEASIKWNFTKFLVDRNGQVLQRFEPTSDISEIDKIIKSMLS; this is translated from the coding sequence ATGAAAATTTATGAATTTAATGCAAAGGATATCACAGGAAAAGTCGTTCCTTTGGAACAATATCAAGGAAACATTCTTTTAATTGTAAACACGGCGACAGCCTGCGGTTTTACACCACAATATAATGAATTGGAAGCTTTATATAAAAAATATCAGGGACAGGGATTCCTGATCTTAGACTTCCCTTGCAACCAATTTGGACAACAAGCTCCGGGAAGTGAGCATGAAATTTCCAATTTTTGTTCTTTAAACTTCGGAGTTTCTTTTCCTCAATTTTCTAAAGTTGATGTGAATGGAGAAACTGCTCATCCGTTATTTCAGTACTTACAATCTGAAAAAGGCTTTGCAGGCTTTGATCCGAAACATAAATTAACACCTATTTTAGAGAATATGTTACGAAAAGAAAATCCTAATTTTGAAAAAGAAGCTAGCATCAAATGGAATTTTACAAAATTTTTAGTCGACAGAAATGGACAGGTTCTTCAAAGATTTGAACCGACAAGCGATATTTCAGAAATAGACAAAATCATAAAATCTATGCTATCATAA
- a CDS encoding MarR family transcriptional regulator, whose protein sequence is MDKYDVLKLENQLCFPLYAVAKEITRAYQPYLEPLNLTYTQYITMMVLWEHKEISVKELGNSLYLDSGTLTPLLKKMEQKSWIRRIRSKEDERSVLIQLTSQGEALKEEAVKVPAAVSACVNINPEEAKQLYHILHHLLQSSWVHKK, encoded by the coding sequence ATGGACAAATATGATGTATTGAAATTAGAAAATCAATTATGTTTTCCTTTATATGCCGTAGCAAAGGAAATCACAAGAGCCTATCAGCCTTATTTGGAACCTTTGAATCTTACCTACACACAGTATATTACCATGATGGTTTTATGGGAGCATAAAGAAATCTCGGTAAAAGAGCTTGGGAATTCTCTTTATCTCGATTCCGGAACTCTAACTCCTTTGCTCAAAAAAATGGAACAAAAATCATGGATTCGACGAATACGTTCGAAAGAAGATGAAAGAAGTGTTCTGATTCAATTGACAAGTCAAGGAGAAGCTTTAAAGGAAGAGGCCGTTAAAGTTCCGGCGGCAGTTAGTGCCTGTGTCAATATAAATCCTGAAGAAGCAAAACAATTGTATCATATCTTACATCATTTGTTACAAAGCTCCTGGGTTCATAAAAAATAA
- a CDS encoding DUF4198 domain-containing protein translates to MLSKKMLLTSLAVCLSASTFAHFQLIHTASSNITDKNSVPFELIFTHPGEGTEGHSMDIGKDEKGSIQPMEAFFSVHKEQKTDLKNKLTSSKFGPKDHQVQSYKFTLDKTTGLKGGGDWGLVAVPAPYYEASEDLYIQQVTKVFVNKDDIATDWDARIAEGYPEIIPLNNPTDMWVGQVFRGKVVDPEGKAVANAEIEVEYINADIQNSQFKGENKFEKAAMVLRGDEFGYFSFVPVHAGYWGFAALGAGGEKTHNGKELSQDAVLWIEAK, encoded by the coding sequence ATGTTATCAAAAAAAATGTTATTGACCAGTTTAGCCGTTTGTTTATCTGCATCAACTTTTGCTCATTTTCAACTAATTCATACAGCCAGCTCCAATATTACAGATAAAAATTCTGTTCCTTTTGAATTGATTTTTACACATCCCGGAGAAGGAACAGAAGGACATAGTATGGATATTGGAAAAGATGAAAAAGGAAGTATTCAACCAATGGAAGCCTTTTTCTCTGTTCATAAAGAACAAAAAACAGATTTAAAAAATAAATTAACATCTTCTAAGTTTGGTCCGAAAGACCACCAAGTACAATCTTATAAATTCACGTTAGATAAAACAACCGGACTAAAAGGAGGGGGAGATTGGGGATTAGTTGCCGTTCCTGCTCCTTATTATGAAGCTTCTGAGGATCTTTATATCCAACAAGTCACAAAAGTTTTTGTCAACAAAGATGATATTGCTACTGATTGGGATGCCAGAATTGCAGAAGGATATCCTGAAATTATTCCTTTGAATAATCCAACTGATATGTGGGTAGGACAAGTATTTCGAGGAAAAGTAGTGGATCCGGAAGGAAAAGCGGTTGCAAATGCTGAAATTGAAGTGGAATATATCAACGCAGACATTCAAAATTCTCAATTCAAGGGAGAAAATAAATTTGAAAAAGCAGCCATGGTTCTTCGCGGAGATGAATTCGGATACTTCTCATTTGTTCCGGTACATGCTGGATATTGGGGATTTGCTGCCTTAGGTGCCGGTGGAGAAAAAACTCATAATGGAAAAGAATTATCTCAAGATGCTGTTCTTTGGATAGAAGCAAAATAA
- the ribE gene encoding riboflavin synthase, with product MFTGLVEEMGRVLSITEGNHSMQIKIQCKKVLEGAKLGDSIATNGTCLTAVEIGKNYFVADCMHETMKRTNLHRLKKSDFVNLEKSITLSTPLGGHLVTGDVDCEGKIIEIRQDGIAKIYTVELPKQYMKYVVEKGRVTLDGASLTVMELGEYTLGVSLIPHSQEMIILGKKKVGDYINVETDLIGKYVEKLLSFPKQEEKNSKLSLDFLAKNGF from the coding sequence ATGTTTACAGGGTTGGTAGAAGAAATGGGAAGAGTTCTTTCAATTACAGAAGGAAATCATTCCATGCAGATAAAAATACAGTGTAAAAAAGTGTTAGAGGGAGCAAAACTAGGGGATAGTATTGCTACAAACGGAACATGTTTGACTGCTGTGGAAATTGGAAAAAATTATTTTGTAGCAGACTGTATGCATGAAACGATGAAGAGGACAAATTTACATCGTTTAAAGAAATCTGACTTTGTCAATCTCGAAAAATCCATTACCTTATCAACACCCTTAGGAGGGCATTTGGTAACAGGAGATGTGGATTGTGAGGGGAAAATTATAGAGATTCGACAAGACGGAATTGCCAAGATATATACAGTAGAACTTCCTAAGCAGTATATGAAATATGTTGTAGAAAAAGGAAGGGTTACTTTAGATGGTGCCAGTTTAACTGTAATGGAGTTGGGAGAATACACTTTGGGAGTTTCTCTGATTCCACATAGTCAGGAAATGATTATCTTAGGAAAGAAAAAAGTGGGAGATTATATCAACGTAGAAACAGATTTAATCGGAAAGTATGTGGAAAAACTTCTTTCTTTTCCCAAGCAGGAAGAAAAAAACTCTAAATTAAGTTTAGATTTTTTAGCAAAAAATGGATTTTAA